CCCCTTCGGCGCGGACGTTGGCGGCGGCCGCCAACGCCTCGGCCTTGGCCCGCGGGTCGTCCTGGCCGCGGGCCATCTCCTCGAGCGTGTCGGCGAGCTTCGCCGCGTCGGTGTTGAGGCCGACCTTGGCGAGGGCCACGGCGATCGCCGCGAAGGCCTGCACCTTGAACCGATCTTCCACCCCCTCGGCCACCGCGGTCGCCGCGTCGAGTGCCTCGCGGGCGGACTTGGCGTCGCCGAGGCCGCCGGCCTTGGCGCCGAACACCGAGGCGGCGTCGGTGAGGATGCGGATCTTGCTGATCGGATCGCCCACCCGGCCGGCCAGTTCGACGCCCGCCTTCAGCGACTCGCGGGCGGCCGACCGGGAGTCGGCCTTGGCGTGCAGGTCGCCGATCTCCACGAGCCGTTGGCCGGCGACGGCCGGATCGGCCTCCGGCTTGATCAGGCTGCGGGCCTCGGTCAGCGTCTTGCCGGCCCCCGTCTTGTCGCCGACCTTGAGCTGCCGGCGGGCGACCCTGACCAGCGCCCGGGCCTGGCCCTCCGGCGTCTTGGCGGCGCGGGCGTCCTTCAGTTGCTCGGCGATCGTCTTCGGGGCGGCGGCCTTCTTGCCGCAGCCGGTCGCCGGCACGAAGGCGAGCACGAGGAGCACCGGCAGGCAGCGCGGCAGGAATCGGATGAGCATCGGTTCAAACTCCGGGCGAGGGTGGAGAACGCGTCGACGGTGCAGCGGCCGGTTGCCGGCTGCGCGTGTCAGAATTTCAGGCGGGCACGAAGCAGGCGGGCATGCGTCTCGGCCATCAGGTCGTCCTCGGCCGACTCGTCCTCGGCCTCGTACGTCGCCGAGAACCGCAGGTAGGCCCCGCAGTCGTCCCACGGGACGGTCGAGATCGACAGGTCGTGGATGAGGAACTGGCTGGCCTCCTGGGCGTTGGCGAACGTCCGGTCGCCGGCCCCGCGCGGTGACCTCGTGTAGAGGAAGTAGGTGCCGCCGGGCATGTCGCAGTCGAAGCCCACGGCCCGGAGCACGCCGACGAGTTTCTCCAGCCGGCGCCGGTACTTCTCCCGGACGCGGCGCGGGATCTCAGGGTCGGCGAGGGCCGCCGCACCGGCCTTCTGGATCGCCATGAACTGCCCGGAGTCGCAGTTGTCCTTCACGTCGGCGAAGGCGCGGACGATCTTCTCGTGGCCACACACCCAGCCGAGCCGCCAGCCGATCATGTGGAAGCCCTTCGACATCGAGTGCACCTCGACGCCGACTTCCTTGGCCCCATCCACGGACAGGAACGACAGCGGCTGGTCGTCGTAGGAGAGCATGATGTGGGCGGCATCCTGGACGACGATCACCCGGTGCCGATGGGCGAACTCCACGACCCGCTCGTAGAACTCCCGGGTCGCGGTCTTGCCGGTCGGACTGTTGGGATAGCAGAGGACGAGCAGCTTCGTCCGGGCGAGGACGTCTTCCGGGATGCCGTCGAGGTCGGGAAAGAAGTCGTTCTCCGGCACCAGCGGCAGGCGGTGGACCGTGCCACCGAACCAGCGGGTGGCCGTGCCGGCGACCGGATACCCGGGGACCGTCATCAGCGTCACGTCGCCGGGGTCGATGAACGCCGCCGGCAGCATGGCGTAGGCGGTCTTCGAGCCGATACAGTGGTTGACCTCGGTGACGGGATCGAGGCGGACGCCGAACTCCCGCTGCATGAAGGCCGCCGCCGCCTCCTTGTAGGCGGCGATGCCGTTGTCGGCGTAGCCCCGGTTCTCGGGCCGGTCGATCTCGCGGCGCATCACGGCGCGGACGTTCTCCGGCGCCATCTCGTCGTTCTCGCCGATGCCGAAGTCGAGCATCCGGCGCTCGGGGTGATCGGCGATCGCCTTCCGCTTGGCCCGCTTGATGAGCTCGAACTTGTAGATCTCGTTCCCCTTGCCATACCCGGCGCCGCCGATCCGCTGTGCGAAACGATCCTGAAACCAGGGGTCCGGAGGGCTGGACGTGGCGGGCGTGGTGGAGGTGGCCATGGGGGGATCACGGGGGCTTCGGGGTGCGAAAGCGGCTCAGAATAGCCTGTTTTCCGCGGGTTTCCAACCGAGTTGATTCCGCCCCGTCGCGAGATTGGAGTTAAAGGTGAGGAGTCCGCCCACCATGCCCCCCAACCCCGGTCCGCTGCACGTCCACGGCCCCCTCGACGGCGACTTCGATCCCTTCGAGGACGAGGACGATATCGCGGTCATGATCACATTCGGCCGGGAGGCTGCCGGCGCCGGCGCGGCC
The DNA window shown above is from Planctomycetia bacterium and carries:
- the aspC gene encoding aspartate aminotransferase — encoded protein: MATSTTPATSSPPDPWFQDRFAQRIGGAGYGKGNEIYKFELIKRAKRKAIADHPERRMLDFGIGENDEMAPENVRAVMRREIDRPENRGYADNGIAAYKEAAAAFMQREFGVRLDPVTEVNHCIGSKTAYAMLPAAFIDPGDVTLMTVPGYPVAGTATRWFGGTVHRLPLVPENDFFPDLDGIPEDVLARTKLLVLCYPNSPTGKTATREFYERVVEFAHRHRVIVVQDAAHIMLSYDDQPLSFLSVDGAKEVGVEVHSMSKGFHMIGWRLGWVCGHEKIVRAFADVKDNCDSGQFMAIQKAGAAALADPEIPRRVREKYRRRLEKLVGVLRAVGFDCDMPGGTYFLYTRSPRGAGDRTFANAQEASQFLIHDLSISTVPWDDCGAYLRFSATYEAEDESAEDDLMAETHARLLRARLKF